ATCTGGAGCGGATCCGCAAGAAGGTCACCATGGTATTTCAGAACGGCGCGCTGTTCGACTCGCTCAGCGTCGGCGAGAACGTGGCCTTCCCGCTGCGCGAGCGCGGCGACCTGGACGAGCAGCAGATCTACCAGGTGGTGGATGGGTTGCTGGACATGGTCGGCGTCAGGGCGATGCGCGACCTGCTGCCCTCGGATTTGTCCACCGGGATGAAGCGCTCGGTGGCGATCGCGCGGGCGCTGGCGGCGCAGCCGGAGGCGGTGCTCTACGACGAGCCGACCACGATGGTCGATCCGCTGATGGCGCAGCTGCTGGGCGACCTGATCAAGAAACTGAAGTTCCAGTTGAAGCTGACCAGCGTGGTGGTGACGCACGACATGCGCCTGGCGGAAAAGTTGGCCGACCGCATTGTCTTCCTGCACGAAGGCCGCGCCGTCTTCCAGGGAACGCCGGAAGAAATGCAGGCGAGCCAGGAGCCGATCGTTCGCCAGTTCCTAGAACTGGACGAGCTGAACCTGGAGCAGTTCCGGCATCCGCAGAACAACGAGGGACAACGGCCAGGGGCGTGAGTGAATTGCCGAATTGCAGAATTTTAAATTACAGAATCGGAGAAGAAGATGCCCTCCAACATTCCGGAAAAATACATTGACCTGTTCAAGGGAAAGAAAGCATTCGCCAACCTCGCCACGCTGATGCCGGACGGCCGCCCGCAAGTGACGCCGGTCTGGTTCGACTTCGATGGCGAGAACCTGATCTTCAATTCCGCACGCGGCCGGCAGAAGGACCTCAATGTCCGGCGCGACCCGCGCGTCTCGCTCTCCATCGTGGACCCGGAGAATCCCTATCGCTACATCGAGATTCGCGGGCGCGTCACCGACATCACGCAGGACGGCGCCGACGATTCCATCAACAAGCTGGCGAAAAAATATCTCGGCGTGGACAAGTACCCGTACGCGCAGCCCGGCGAGGTGCGCGTCCTCTACAAGGTCCGGCCGGAACACGTGCACGGAAATGGGTAAAACCGAATTCATCGAAAGCGGGTTTTCATGTTTACCGGACTAGTGGAAGATGTCGGACGAGTTGCCAAGATCACCACCACCGGCGGAACGCGCCGCTTGGTGATCGAGGCCAAGCAGGTGCCGCGGGAATTGAAGAAGGGCGACAGCGTCTCCGTCAGCGGCGTGTGCCTGACCGCGGTGGAGATCCATCCGGATTCGTTCCGGGCCGACCTGGCGGAAGAAACCTGGCGGCTGACTTCGTT
The sequence above is drawn from the Terriglobales bacterium genome and encodes:
- a CDS encoding ATP-binding cassette domain-containing protein — its product is MAELITPAGTTQTASAARTDIPEGVKPYIEFKDVSKAFGDNRVLDGVNFQVMAGETICILGRSGVGKSVSLHIIMGFLKPDTGRVTVAYEDTTDYAEADLERIRKKVTMVFQNGALFDSLSVGENVAFPLRERGDLDEQQIYQVVDGLLDMVGVRAMRDLLPSDLSTGMKRSVAIARALAAQPEAVLYDEPTTMVDPLMAQLLGDLIKKLKFQLKLTSVVVTHDMRLAEKLADRIVFLHEGRAVFQGTPEEMQASQEPIVRQFLELDELNLEQFRHPQNNEGQRPGA
- a CDS encoding PPOX class F420-dependent oxidoreductase; this translates as MPSNIPEKYIDLFKGKKAFANLATLMPDGRPQVTPVWFDFDGENLIFNSARGRQKDLNVRRDPRVSLSIVDPENPYRYIEIRGRVTDITQDGADDSINKLAKKYLGVDKYPYAQPGEVRVLYKVRPEHVHGNG